One part of the Vicia villosa cultivar HV-30 ecotype Madison, WI linkage group LG6, Vvil1.0, whole genome shotgun sequence genome encodes these proteins:
- the LOC131615008 gene encoding uncharacterized mitochondrial protein AtMg00810-like, with product MSDLGNLSYFQGVEFIDTGERVFLHQKKYVQYILKRFIMSNCETVATPLKTRTKLKKETHDEFVSATLYKRIFGSLKYLCNTILYIYQSVGLLNRFMEKPQECLLIAIKRVSRYIKGMIDHGVLMSRQKKTSTDVKGYGYTDSDFSGDQDEKKSIAFYIFMIKGALIFCSSGK from the coding sequence ATGTCCGACCTAGGaaacttgtcatattttcaaGGAGTGGAGTTCATAGACACAGGTGAAAGAGTGTTCTTGCACCAAAAGAAGTATGTCCAATACATCTTGAAAAGGTTCATAATGAGCAATTGTGAAACAGTTGCAACGCCATTAAAAACTAGAACAAAGTTGAAGAAGGAGACACATGATGAGTTTGTAAGTGCAACATTGTACAAACGAATATTTGGATCCTTGAAGTATCTATGCAATACCATACTATATATCTATCAAAGTGTTGGGCTATTGAACAGATTCATGGAGAAACCCCAAGAATGTCTTCTCATAGCAATTAAGAGGGTGTCGAGATACATAAAGGGTATGATTGATCATGGTGTGTTGATGTCGAGACAAAAGAAGACAAGCACAGATGTAAAAGGATATGGTTACACTGATTCAGATTTTAGCGGAGATCAAGACGAGAAGAAGAGTATTGCATTCTACATATTCATGATCAAAGGTGCTCTAATCTTTTGTAGCTCAGGGAAATAA